One Methanomicrobiales archaeon genomic window, GTTCAGGGGCCTCCATGCCGAGGAGCGTCGATAAGAACCATTCGGGCTGCGTGCGGGCGATCGCCTGGTAGACGTCGAACGGCATATCGCCCCAGGGCACGGGCTCCGCGCCCCGCTCCAGGAGGATCCGGTTCGGGGTCGTCAGGCCGAGCCGGAGATCGGATTCCTGCTCGAGCCGTTTCTGCCGTAGCAGGATCGGGTTTTGCGGGTCCCAGACGAAGGCGAGTTCGCCGTCGATCTCCCAGTATGCCGCCAGGTATGGCAGGATCCGCTTGTTGATGGCCGCCGCCAGGAGTTCGAGCAGGGGGACCGTGGTCCGCCGCCAGACGGTCTCGGCCTGCTCCTGGGCCGTCGACCTGTTCACGTCTGCTAGGTCCCCGACCTCGTTCGGGTTCAGGCCGAAGGTCATCCAGACCAGGTGATGATACCACCGCTGGGACTCCAGGAACTGCAGGTCGCGGAGGTTGGGCCTAAACGGGATCCACTGCAGGTTCTTCGCGCCCAGGATCGGCATTTTGTGCGGATTCCCGGCGATATCGGTCTGCCAGTATTCCCGGAACCGGTCGACCTCGGGCTGGTTCGCCTCGACCAGGTTCAGGACCCCCTCGGGAATTTCATTGGAGGGGAAATATTTCAGGTTGCTAATATCCTGGTTCAGGATGATCTCCACGAGGCGGTGGATCTTCTGGATCCGCCCGAATCCGTAGGTCCGCCAGGTCCGCGGGTTCTCTTCGACCCAGACGATCTGGTCCCTCGAAAAGGGGATCGGCGCGATCGGGCGGTAGCCGTACATGCCGAGGGTCCCGAGCTGGCCGCGGAGGAACTCGTCTTTTTTCGGCAGCCCGGCACCGCCGTAGAAGAGCGACCCCTGGGCGACGCCGAGCTGCATGCCGACCTGGTAGTATGCAGGTTCGTCGGACCCCGGCGGCGGCAGCCGGCCGTGCTTGTCCGGGTTTTTGGTAAAGGTGGCCCCGTCCCGCGGATAGATCTCGGCGAGCCAGCCGTCCGCATCCGGCACGAGTTCCAGGACCCCGGCGTCGATCGAGAGGATATCGATCAGCCACTGCTTACAGAGGCCGTCGAACGTGGTGTCGTTCCCGTTGAACCCGCCGTCCAGGAACTCTTCGATCGCGTCCGCAGCGGTCGCGTGTTTCGAGGTCGGTTTATCGACGGTCGGCGCGATCGCCCAGGGCGTGGTGGTGACCTGCTGCAGGATCGTGTCGAGCGGGATCGAGACCGTGTGCGAGAGCTCCAGCAGGCGGACCGAGAGCAGGTCCTCGTAGCGGGGGATCCCTTTCGTGGCGGTGTAGAAGATCTGGTTTAACTGCTGGGCTTGCGGGCCGGCCGGTCGACTGCCGGCGCCGTTGAACCCGCGGAGGCCCGGGAGCGGGTCCTTGAACAGGTTGCGGATGCGTGCGGATAGTGTCATGGCTCGTTATCTCCGGGAGACCGTGCCGAACGCCAGGGCCGGCGCCGCCTTCGGGACCGCGAAGGTCAGCATGAGAGCGTCCGCCCGGTCGGGGCTGGGTAACCCGCGTTTTTTCATGTCGTCTTTACTTTCGATGAGGATCTGGCCACGGGAGTTCAGTTTATACCGGATGTTCGAGAGCTGGGCGACCAGCTTCTCGTCGTCCTCGAGGTCGATCTCCTCCTCCTCGAACCGGGTCCGGAGGCCCCACCACCACTCGGCCCGGGCGTTCGCGTATCGTTCGGAATCGGCAGCCGCCTCGCCGCTCTGCATCTCCTCGACGGGGTGCCCGAGTTCCTTCAATCGGTCGTAGACCCCGGCGCCGACCCCGACGGCGTCGACCTTCGCCCGGGTGGCGCCGGTGTCACGGAGGGCCACGACCACGTGGCCGGCGGTCTCCATGGTATCGCCGAACGGGATCACCTTCCGGATGCGGGCGACGGGGCCCCGGCGGTGGACGATCACGGTCTCGTCGCTGCCGAACCGGGCGACGTCGACCCCCAGCTCCTCGGGGATCCCGGGCGGCAGGGTCCGCTCGATCGCAGCCTCGATCCAGTGGAGCGGGATCAGGGTATCGTCGCCCGCCGTCGGGAACTGGCCGAGGACCTTCGCCGTATAGAGCGGCGAGGACCGCCCCCACTCCTGCAGGCGGTCGGCGACCCAGCGGGGCGTCACGAGATAGGGCGCCGGCAGATCCTGGGTGATTTTCGATTCCCAGGTGCCGGCC contains:
- a CDS encoding phage portal protein; amino-acid sequence: MTLSARIRNLFKDPLPGLRGFNGAGSRPAGPQAQQLNQIFYTATKGIPRYEDLLSVRLLELSHTVSIPLDTILQQVTTTPWAIAPTVDKPTSKHATAADAIEEFLDGGFNGNDTTFDGLCKQWLIDILSIDAGVLELVPDADGWLAEIYPRDGATFTKNPDKHGRLPPPGSDEPAYYQVGMQLGVAQGSLFYGGAGLPKKDEFLRGQLGTLGMYGYRPIAPIPFSRDQIVWVEENPRTWRTYGFGRIQKIHRLVEIILNQDISNLKYFPSNEIPEGVLNLVEANQPEVDRFREYWQTDIAGNPHKMPILGAKNLQWIPFRPNLRDLQFLESQRWYHHLVWMTFGLNPNEVGDLADVNRSTAQEQAETVWRRTTVPLLELLAAAINKRILPYLAAYWEIDGELAFVWDPQNPILLRQKRLEQESDLRLGLTTPNRILLERGAEPVPWGDMPFDVYQAIARTQPEWFLSTLLGMEAPEPLFGGGPLLGLAAPDDSVRKALQDLKASKDDDPPAWKTRIRALHRIVSGVFADELGRIEIPETFTLADIPTIVDGIHLTEPLQKAVLDPMTEALQHGIDLEAARLEDELKPKARGARISVKKDYDIRETFAFRVLQQRAAIHMRSVEDSVKERVRETLTRIVGEGGNVIEAWRALQADLEADHALLVARTEILGAARYGVQALGEKSGDLVGGKLWKSRKIAGRTRAWHAAMDGTIVPVAESFTVPQLGVKGQPRDYPRRAFVVGDDQPFNCMCDQRLVLREDLPADLRALRSLHVQPVLSERQQEILLKHGYPGETLRDLLDRLDKELSKNKTADRLGIGKATLFEWRRQEGLQ